A window of the Gossypium hirsutum isolate 1008001.06 chromosome A05, Gossypium_hirsutum_v2.1, whole genome shotgun sequence genome harbors these coding sequences:
- the LOC107958894 gene encoding indole-3-pyruvate monooxygenase YUCCA6, with amino-acid sequence MDCLTEIQGKQAHDPIFIEKMNTSASWRCICVPGPLIVGAGPSGLATAACLKEKGVPSVVLERSNCIASLWQLKTYDRLRLHLPKQFCELPLMGFPTDFPTYPTKQQFVDYLEAYAREFDIKPRFNETVSQAEYDATLGFWRVKSVGVNGKGTEYVCRWLVVATGENAEAVMPEMEGMGEFGGDIWHTSLYKSGEEFRGKRVLVVGCGNSGMEVCLDLCNHNARPSLVVRDTVHVLPREMLGRSTFGLSMWLLKWLPIRFVDRLLLIVSWLMLGDTARIGLDRPRLGPLELKNLSGKTPVLDVGTLANIKSGDIKVCPSIKRLKRYAVEFVNGRTENFDAIILATGYKSNVPSWLKEREMFSEKDGYPRRPFPNGWKGESGLYAVGFTKRGLLGTSMDARRIAEDIERCWKHEAKHRMAFTRSLLQQPSSDSSS; translated from the exons ATGGATTGCTTGACAGAAATACAAGGAAAACAAGCACACGATCCCATATTCATAGAGAAGATGAATACGTCGGCGTCGTGGCGTTGCATATGTGTTCCAGGGCCACTTATCGTTGGTGCAGGGCCTTCGGGTCTAGCCACAGCAGCTTGCTTAAAAGAGAAAGGGGTGCCAAGTGTAGTCCTAGAGAGATCCAACTGCATAGCATCTTTGTGGCAACTCAAGACCTACGATCGTCTACGCCTTCACTTGCCTAAACAGTTCTGCGAACTTCCTCTGATGGGGTTCCCTACTGATTTCCCAACTTACCCTACTAAGCAACAATTCGTGGACTACTTGGAAGCATACGCAAGGGAGTTCGATATTAAACCACGGTTCAATGAGACGGTTTCCCAAGCCGAGTACGACGCCACGCTGGGGTTTTGGCGGGTGAAAAGCGTTGGAGTAAATGGGAAAGGGACGGAATACGTGTGCCGGTGGTTGGTGGTGGCGACGGGAGAGAATGCGGAGGCGGTGATGCCGGAGATGGAAGGAATGGGAGAGTTTGGTGGGGACATATGGCATACAAGTTTGTATAAAAGTGGAGAAGAGTTCAGAGGAAAAAGGGTTTTAGTGGTGGGGTGTGGGAATTCAGGAATGGAGGTGTGTTTGGATCTTTGCAATCATAATGCTAGGCCTTCACTTGTGGTCAGAGATACA GTGCACGTCCTTCCACGAGAGATGCTGGGGCGATCAACTTTCGGGTTGTCCATGTGGTTGCTCAAGTGGCTACCCATTCGGTTCGTCGATCGCTTATTGCTGATTGTATCGTGGTTGATGCTGGGTGACACCGCTCGCATCGGATTGGACCGGCCACGATTGGGTCCCTTGGAACTCAAGAATCTGTCTGGAAAGACCCCCGTCTTAGATGTTGGCACGCTTGCCAATATCAAAAGTGGAGACATTAAG GTATGTCCAAGCATTAAACGCCTAAAACGATATGCCGTGGAGTTTGTTAATGGCAGAACTGAGAACTTTGATGCAATCATCTTAGCAACTGGTTATAAAAGCAATGTACCCTCTTGGCTAAAG GAAAGAGAGATGTTCTCAGAGAAAGATGGGTACCCTCGAAGGCCATTCCCTAATGGGTGGAAAGGTGAAAGTGGGCTATACGCCGTGGGGTTCACAAAACGTGGGTTACTTGGTACATCAATGGATGCTAGGAGGATTGCAGAAGACATTGAACGGTGTTGGAAACATGAAGCAAAACACCGTATGGCCTTCACTCGTTCACTTTTGCAGCAACCTTCCTCAGATTCATCATCATAA